CAGGAGTCACCCCCTACGGAAACGAACCCGGCTGCAATGGACTGTTCCTTGATCCGAAAGGGCGTCTGGTCTCGTGCGAGCATGGCGATCGTCGCGTTTCTGTAATGACTAAAGATGGCGGCAAGCGGACGCTGGTTGATAACTATATGGGCAAGCGGTTAAACAGCCCTAACGATGGTACATTCAAATCAAACGGCGACCTGTATTTTACCGACCCTCCTTACGGGCTGCCCAATCGGTATGATGATCCACGTCGTGAACTCGACTTCTGTGGCGTCTACCGTCTGGCGACCGATGGAACGCTGACCCTGCTCACGAAAGAAATGACCCGTCCCAACGGAATCGCATTCTCACCCGACGAAAAAACATTGTACGTCGCACAGTCCGATCCAGAAGCGGCGATTTGGAAAGCATTTCCTGTCAACAAAGATGGAACGCTCGGAACCGGCAAAGTATTCTATGATGCAACGAAATCAGTCGGCAAACTGCCCGGCCTGCCCGACGGTTTAAAAACGGATTTAAAAGGTAACGTCTTCGCGACCGGTCCTGGTGGCTGTTATGTCTTTACTCCGGATGGGGACTTGTTAGGCCGCATCAGTACGGGCGAACGTACTGCCAACTGTGCCTGGGGCAATGATGGTTCGACCTTGTATCTGACCGCAGATACTTACCTCGTCCGCATTCCGACCAAAACCAAAGGTCGCGTCGGTCCTGCAAAGTAATAACAGGAATCGATTCTGCTCACACCATGCCACTTCCCGGCACAACCATTAGTTTGGTGCCGGGGGTGTGGCGGGAGTGGCTGTGCCTTTGAAGACAA
This genomic interval from Gimesia alba contains the following:
- a CDS encoding SMP-30/gluconolactonase/LRE family protein, giving the protein MKTIRFTCMILATFALSLSQSEVQAQDSTNYPTIGEIVRLDPRLDQLIDKDTKIEVLSSGFDWSEGPVWVGDAKDGFLLFSDIPRNSVMKWKEGEGASLFMKPSGYTGVTPYGNEPGCNGLFLDPKGRLVSCEHGDRRVSVMTKDGGKRTLVDNYMGKRLNSPNDGTFKSNGDLYFTDPPYGLPNRYDDPRRELDFCGVYRLATDGTLTLLTKEMTRPNGIAFSPDEKTLYVAQSDPEAAIWKAFPVNKDGTLGTGKVFYDATKSVGKLPGLPDGLKTDLKGNVFATGPGGCYVFTPDGDLLGRISTGERTANCAWGNDGSTLYLTADTYLVRIPTKTKGRVGPAK